GGCCCGGGAACCTCCTCCCCTCCCGGGCGCCCCCACCGCCGCGGCCCAGACGCCGCGTGGCCCCTCCTTCTCTGGGGGGGAACGAGGCGACGGTTGCCGGGAAGCGCGCGccgccccttctccctcctcctttcacGCGCCACCCGTTTTTCCTCTTTCTCGGTTAATAACAGCTGGGTagctgggggaggagggaaggtggCCCCGGCGGAGTCTGGGCGGGCGCCTCCCACTCACCCGCGAGCCGCCGTGGGAGCTGGAGGATGGCGGCTGTAGCGGCGACCGCCCGGGAGGAGGCGGTGCCGAGGCCGGGGGCGCAGAGCGCGGTGGCAGAGAGCGGCAGCGGCCCGTCGTGGCGCACCAGAACCGAAACCAGCGGCCGCCGCACCGTCACCTGAGCCACCTCCTGCGCCGGATCCAGCGAGCGGCGCCCGCCGCGGCCGAACCAGGCCCTCCTCCCTGTCACCTCACCTCCTGCGCCCAGTCAGGTCGCCGGCCTCGCCCGCCGCCCCGAGGAGAAAAGCGCGCCGCGCGCCGACCGCCCCTCGGGGCGCCGGGCGGTGGCCCTGGACGTGCGGGGGCCCCAGGGGGCCGGCCGCGGCGTTTCGGCCCTGCCCTCTCGCTCCTCGGCTCGCTCCCTCCCTCCCGGCGCTCGGGGCCCTACGCGCGGGCCCGGCCCGGGGCAGGGCGGACATGGGCGCCAAGCAGAGCGGCCCGGCCGCCGCTAACGGCCGTACCCGTGCGTACTCAGGCTCGGATCTACCTTCCAGCAGCAGCGGAGGGGCCAATGAGACCGCGGGCAGCGGCGGCGGGGCTCGGGAGGCGGCCGCTGGCAGGTTTCCGGCTCAGGTGCCTAGTGCACATCAGCCCAGCGCATCGGGCGGCGCAGCGGCGGCCTCGGCAGCCCCGCGCAGCCGCTCCCTCGGCGGGGCCGTGGGGAGCGTGGCGTCGGGGGCCCGAGCCGCGCAGTCCTCCTTCAGCATCCCCAACAGCAGCAGCGGTCCGTACGGCTCGCAGGACTCGGTGCACAGCAGCCCCGAGGACGGCGGCGGCGGCAGGGACCGGCCGGCGGGCGGGGGCCCCGGCGGGCCGCGCCTGGTGATCGGCTCCCTCCCAGCTCACCTCTCGCCGCACATGTTTGGAGGTACGGCCCCTTCCCCGCGCTCGGCGCCCGGCCCTCCCGTCTGCCTTGCGCAGCTGCACGTGGGTCACGGCCGCCGGTTATTTTTacccttctccttttctccttcagCCTTGGCGCTCGGGGCTCGACCCCAGCCCGTCCTGCCCCCCGAGTTGCACTTAACCCCTGCGGTGCCGGGGCGGCTCAGACGCCTGGTTTTTAAACCTCGTGAGGACTCTTTCCTGGGTGGTAGCGGCTCCTCTGTAGGGAAAgttccctccccacccacccccagtgAGGAGAATGGAGCTAGTATTGTTTTAAAACAAGCTGACGAAACAGCCCTCGTGGTTGTGGCTTTTAATACCAGGAAGTCAGGCGGAGACCCGCTGCTAAATGTAGTTGTGTCTGGGGACCGAGTGGGGAGCAGCCAAAAGTCGAGGGCCTCAAATGGACGTTTGAGTATTTGAAAAAGAAGGAAGTTATCATTTCCATTGGACCGACTTTTAAATAAAACCGGGGATCCCTAAGTCTCTAAATgggctcacctagcacatatACGTTAATTGGATGCATGTGTTGAttgaaagtggtttttttttttaacctcagtgaATTGCTACTTTGCATAATGGTTAATGTCAGCCCTGCctaatttagaaatttaaataatccTAAGCAGTTTCTTTAGGAGAGCGTTTAAAAATTATCACAACTTTGCCTACAAGGGGGCAGTAATTGGCTAGGTTCTTTTGAAGAGCAGTATTGACTATGGTTAAGGAAAAGTcacttgtggggaaaaaaaaattagtaggaAACTGCTTACGGAAGAAAGGGTGCGCTTTATCTGAGGAAAATGAATTCTGCCTCTTTGTTTTATGCTGAATCAAGAccacctttcctccctcctttatgaaaagaaagaaacacatagATGATAAGTATTCCCATATAATTGCATAATTTTCCTGATGCAACTGAGCACAGAACAGGGAAAACACTTATCCCCTCCATTTTTATAGCTTCTTTACTCATGTGTTTATAAATGTAATTACTTTGAGTAGAAAGTTGGTAAAATAGAATATTCAGTAAGAACATATATCTGTTCTGGTTTTCTATCAGCATTCACACTAGAATAAGTTAAAGATGTCGTGTTTAGTTTTCCCACCTTTTTAATACCGCTTTCTACTTTAATAAGGAGTGGCTAACTTTTTAATTACCTATTTATGATAATATTTGCTGTGTAAATGAAAATATCAGTTGTTTTCCTACAGTTGGGCCATCTTTAAAATCTTGTTTTTGATAAAAAGAATTGGTGGTGTCCTTACTGTGCCTTGATTACAACACAGCTGAAGGTGCTGTAAAGCAGTTTCCAGAGAATTGAAGATAAGGACTGTtactggttttaaatttttttttctttttaaaataaaaatttgcatttaGCAGTGTTAATTATCAAAAGATATGAGTATGTAAAAGGAAATAGGGAAGGTTTTgtcaaattaattatttacttaatatattgATTACTGCATTTTAAAGGGCTTATACTTCACTTTGACAAAAAGTATATTTGCAtgggtttattttgtttaatacttCCCTTTAGACCAGAGCAAACAGTTGACACCCATGCTTTTAATTCATAATAAATTAGCAAGTGAAAAAGATCTAGTTGATGGAAGTTGGAggtaaagcatttttttttaagtctaaattttaggtttatgtgCTTATAGTTCTAGTGCATTTGGGTTTGGAAGACAGGATAGTGTGAGGAACTTTGGGCAGTCTTTCCCAACTAGATCTCTGTAGAGAATTGAACACTCCTGTCTATCCAATGTGTGCAATGAATATAACGTTTTCTCTCCGAGTGTATTCAGAATGATTCTGGTTATGTATCATTCTTGGGACTTTTGAGGAAACCATGAATTTTCTGTGTTTTACTGATTCACATGAGAAACCTCAGTTGAGAAAGGCTGGAAGAGTATCAGAAGATACCTGTTCTTAAATGAAAAGATCAGAACATAGGGCTGTGACTTTAAATTCTTGAGACAGATGGAATAGATTTATGTGAAAACCCATTTTTTAGTGACATTGTCttagtgagattttttttctgtatgtcaGTGCATGGAATGAGGAAAACAATAGATgcatgtttcttattttgagacttaGGGAGCTGAATGATGAaccttataatttaaaaaattcgaCTTGATTACACTTTACATTGgcttaatttttatatgtattatgaTATTAGCATGTCCTTTAACTTTGGGCATATGTAATGAACTCCATCtgaaaattgagaaaaagaatatttctaaattaatgAAAAGTTCttaactgttttttaaaacttattttagttGTATTATTCTCATAAGAAAAATATGAGGCTAATAATCTTTCTCTTATGGGCTATTAAgtaatttatagaaaatgaaaaactgtcacgtttctttctttttttttttttaatcttaggaGTCTAGTAGCAAATCCATTTGTTAGTAGTTCTATCATAATTGCCAAATTGAACAAGGAGGTTTTCTGTTATGGTTTTATGTTTTACTCTTTTTTAGACATATATTTTGGCTATATACTCTTATTTAATTAT
This genomic interval from Marmota flaviventris isolate mMarFla1 chromosome 1, mMarFla1.hap1, whole genome shotgun sequence contains the following:
- the Znrf2 gene encoding E3 ubiquitin-protein ligase ZNRF2 isoform X1 produces the protein MGAKQSGPAAANGRTRAYSGSDLPSSSSGGANETAGSGGGAREAAAGRFPAQVPSAHQPSASGGAAAASAAPRSRSLGGAVGSVASGARAAQSSFSIPNSSSGPYGSQDSVHSSPEDGGGGRDRPAGGGPGGPRLVIGSLPAHLSPHMFGGFKCPVCSKFVPSDEMDLHLVMCLTKPRITYNEDVLSKDAGECAICLEELQQGDTIARLPCLCIYHKSCIDEWFEVNRSCPEHPSD
- the Znrf2 gene encoding E3 ubiquitin-protein ligase ZNRF2 isoform X2 encodes the protein MGAKQSGPAAANGRTRAYSGSDLPSSSSGGANETAGSGGGAREAAAGRFPAQVPSAHQPSASGGAAAASAAPRSRSLGGAVGSVASGARAAQSSFSIPNSSSGPYGSQDSVHSSPEDGGGGRDRPAGGGPGGPRLVIGSLPAHLSPHMFGGFKCPVCSKFVPSDEMDLHLVMCLTKPRITYNEDVLSKDAGECAICLEELQQGDTIARLPCLCIYHKSVIKSQGQEQ